A window from Micromonospora profundi encodes these proteins:
- a CDS encoding glycoside hydrolase domain-containing protein, with protein sequence MRVFAGWLVGLTVAAGVVAPASPVAGAATSAPTSTAVAPMAVGPQPGTFTGRGFDTCTAPSQAAMDTWRTSSPYGAIGIYISGDSRTCSQPNLTATWVANQTNNGWRLLPIELGYQAPCGTRAPKMSADPTTARSQGVSAANRSANAAQALGIGSASTIYNDIEQYPSNASCRAAVLSFLSGWVEQLHARGYLAGMYSSGSSGIKDVCDAYGNPSYTRLDQIWIGWWNGVADTRAGSYCPDSYYANQQRVHQYAGDVTETWGGVTMKIDRNYLDVRVTQAPPQQWTTTIDNSTSGGFTASTAWGTSAYSGQRYGTDYRFASPVSSSDVAWFRSTIPATGNYEISVWYPADAGYNDQAPYLVATTTGNRSVSVNQRTNGGRWVSIGVFTLAAGTGNTVGVSRWTGGTGLVVADAVRITRA encoded by the coding sequence GTGCGGGTCTTCGCCGGGTGGCTTGTGGGTCTCACCGTTGCCGCAGGGGTCGTGGCACCGGCCAGTCCGGTAGCGGGTGCCGCGACATCCGCACCAACCTCGACCGCCGTGGCGCCGATGGCCGTCGGCCCGCAACCCGGCACCTTCACCGGCCGGGGGTTCGACACCTGCACGGCGCCGTCACAGGCCGCCATGGACACCTGGCGAACCAGCTCGCCCTACGGCGCGATAGGCATCTACATCAGCGGGGACAGCCGCACCTGCTCCCAGCCCAACCTCACCGCCACGTGGGTGGCCAACCAGACGAACAACGGATGGCGACTGCTCCCCATCGAGCTGGGTTACCAGGCACCGTGCGGCACCCGCGCTCCGAAGATGTCCGCCGATCCCACCACCGCCCGGTCACAGGGCGTCTCCGCGGCGAACAGGTCCGCGAACGCCGCCCAGGCACTGGGCATCGGCAGTGCGAGCACCATCTACAACGACATCGAGCAGTACCCGTCAAACGCGTCGTGCCGGGCCGCGGTGCTGTCGTTCCTGTCCGGCTGGGTCGAGCAACTGCACGCGCGGGGCTACCTCGCCGGCATGTACTCCAGTGGCTCGTCCGGAATCAAGGACGTCTGCGATGCGTACGGCAACCCGAGCTACACGCGGCTCGACCAGATCTGGATCGGCTGGTGGAACGGGGTGGCTGACACGCGGGCCGGCAGCTACTGCCCCGACTCCTACTACGCGAACCAGCAGCGCGTGCACCAGTACGCCGGCGACGTCACCGAGACGTGGGGCGGCGTGACGATGAAGATCGACCGCAACTACCTCGACGTGAGGGTCACGCAGGCCCCGCCGCAGCAGTGGACCACGACCATCGACAACAGCACCTCGGGCGGGTTCACGGCGAGCACCGCGTGGGGCACCTCGGCCTACTCCGGCCAGCGGTACGGCACCGACTACCGGTTCGCGAGCCCGGTGTCGTCAAGCGACGTCGCCTGGTTCCGGTCGACCATTCCGGCAACCGGGAACTACGAGATCTCGGTCTGGTACCCGGCCGACGCCGGCTACAACGATCAGGCGCCGTATCTGGTGGCGACCACCACTGGGAACAGGTCGGTGTCGGTCAACCAACGGACCAATGGCGGCCGATGGGTCTCGATCGGTGTGTTCACCCTGGCGGCCGGCACGGGCAACACGGTCGGCGTGAGCCGCTGGACCGGTGGCACAGGGCTCGTGGTCGCCGACGCGGTACGGATCACCCGGGCCTGA
- a CDS encoding GNAT family N-acetyltransferase, which yields MNEAGTAPISEAHPTTSGRLLLRAPTAVDLADVYRIHGDPRTNQFNPDGPHADVEASRELLDGWLDHWRTHGFGYWAVQSTTSGEVIGFAGLRRGQWLGRPILNLYYRFAPPHWGHGYATEAARHAVEWAAAHTPDLPVLARTTADNLPSIRTAQAAGLIRRADLDAADDGVWTVVLASR from the coding sequence GTGAACGAGGCTGGGACCGCACCGATCTCCGAGGCGCACCCCACCACCAGCGGACGGTTGCTGCTGCGTGCGCCCACGGCCGTGGACCTGGCGGACGTGTACCGGATCCACGGCGACCCTCGGACCAACCAGTTCAACCCGGACGGCCCACACGCCGACGTCGAGGCCAGCAGGGAACTGCTCGACGGCTGGCTCGACCACTGGCGCACGCACGGGTTCGGTTACTGGGCGGTGCAGTCGACGACGAGCGGTGAGGTGATCGGCTTCGCTGGTCTCCGTCGCGGCCAATGGCTCGGTCGTCCCATCCTGAATCTGTACTACCGCTTCGCCCCTCCCCACTGGGGGCACGGCTACGCCACCGAGGCGGCACGACACGCCGTCGAGTGGGCCGCCGCGCACACGCCGGACCTGCCTGTGCTGGCCCGCACCACCGCCGACAACCTTCCGTCCATCCGGACGGCACAGGCGGCGGGTCTGATACGGCGGGCCGACCTCGACGCGGCCGACGACGGGGTGTGGACTGTGGTGCTGGCCTCGCGCTGA
- the pflB gene encoding formate C-acetyltransferase: protein MATTSHEAWRGFRGTDWRDTIDVGGFVHDNVEPYTGGSEFLTGPTPRTERIWRQLQQMFVEERRRGVYDVDAHTPSTITSHEPGYLDRDHELIVGLQTSAPLRRAIMPNGGLRMVEAGLRAYGFTPDPAVQTIFSRYRKTHNDGVFDAYPADVKAARRSHIITGLPDAYGRGRIIGDYRRVALYGVDRLIAERRAVKASLDAQLSSEDVIRDREELAEQIRALDELRSMAGQYGCDISGPASTGREAIQWLYFAYLAATKEQNGAAMSLGRTATFVDTYLERDIAEGLLTEQEAQELVDDFVIKLRIIRFLRTPEYDQLFSGDPTWVTEALGGIGRDGRPLVTRTSFRYLQTLYNLGPAPEPNLTVLWSPALPEGFKRFCAQVSIDTSAIQYENDDLIRQAYSDDTAIACCVSAMRVGKDMQFFGARANLAKALLYAINGGRDEMTGEQVFVAEPITDDVLDFDGVMAAYDQTLDWLAETYVDALNVIHYMHDKYAYERIEMALHDYPVRRFLATGIAGLSVAVDSLSAIKHAHVKVLRDEFGLAVDYAVDGDFPTYGNNDDRADAIAVDLVERFMAKIRRQPTYRGAEPSLSVLTITSNVVYGKHTGNTPDGRRAGEPFAPGANPMNGRDTHGMVAAALSVAKLPYSSARDGISLTITVTPDGLGHTRDERITNLAGVLDGYTDSDGFHMNVNVLDRATLEDAMAHPEKYPQLTIRVSGYAVNFVKLTPEQQRDVIFRTFHGSL from the coding sequence ATGGCCACCACATCCCACGAAGCCTGGCGCGGGTTCCGCGGCACCGACTGGCGCGACACGATCGACGTCGGCGGGTTCGTCCACGACAACGTCGAGCCGTACACCGGCGGGTCGGAGTTCCTGACCGGGCCGACGCCCCGTACCGAACGGATCTGGCGGCAGCTTCAGCAGATGTTCGTCGAGGAGCGCCGTCGCGGGGTCTACGACGTGGATGCCCACACCCCCTCCACGATCACCTCGCACGAGCCGGGCTACCTCGACCGGGACCACGAGCTCATCGTCGGCCTGCAGACCAGCGCGCCGCTGCGCCGCGCGATCATGCCCAACGGCGGGCTGCGGATGGTGGAGGCCGGTCTCAGGGCGTACGGCTTCACCCCCGACCCGGCCGTACAGACGATCTTCAGCCGGTACCGCAAGACGCACAACGACGGCGTCTTCGACGCCTACCCGGCCGACGTGAAGGCCGCCCGCCGCTCGCACATCATCACCGGGCTGCCCGACGCGTACGGCCGTGGTCGGATCATCGGTGACTACCGGCGCGTCGCGCTGTACGGCGTGGACCGCCTGATCGCCGAGCGCCGGGCAGTCAAGGCGTCGCTCGACGCTCAGCTGTCGTCGGAGGACGTGATCCGCGACCGTGAGGAGCTGGCCGAGCAGATTCGTGCGCTGGACGAGCTGCGATCCATGGCCGGCCAGTACGGTTGCGACATCTCCGGTCCGGCGAGCACCGGCCGCGAGGCGATCCAGTGGCTGTACTTCGCCTACCTGGCTGCCACCAAGGAACAGAACGGCGCGGCGATGTCGCTGGGCCGAACCGCCACGTTCGTCGACACCTACCTTGAGCGCGACATCGCCGAAGGCCTGCTCACCGAGCAGGAGGCGCAGGAACTCGTCGATGACTTCGTCATCAAGCTGCGGATCATCCGGTTCCTGCGCACACCGGAGTACGACCAGTTGTTCTCCGGCGACCCGACCTGGGTGACCGAGGCGCTCGGCGGGATCGGCCGCGACGGCCGTCCGCTTGTCACCCGCACGAGCTTCCGCTACCTGCAGACCCTGTACAACCTGGGTCCCGCCCCGGAGCCGAACCTGACGGTGCTGTGGTCGCCGGCGCTGCCCGAGGGGTTCAAGCGGTTCTGCGCCCAGGTCTCGATCGACACGAGCGCCATCCAGTACGAGAACGACGACCTGATCCGGCAGGCGTACAGCGACGACACCGCCATCGCCTGCTGCGTGTCGGCCATGCGGGTGGGCAAGGACATGCAGTTCTTCGGCGCCCGCGCCAACCTCGCCAAGGCCCTGTTGTACGCGATCAACGGCGGCCGCGACGAGATGACCGGCGAGCAGGTCTTCGTCGCCGAGCCGATCACCGACGACGTGCTCGACTTCGACGGGGTCATGGCCGCGTACGACCAGACGCTCGACTGGCTGGCCGAGACCTACGTCGACGCCCTCAACGTCATCCACTACATGCACGACAAGTACGCCTACGAGCGCATCGAGATGGCACTGCACGACTACCCTGTGCGCCGCTTCCTCGCCACAGGCATCGCCGGCCTGTCGGTCGCCGTGGACAGCCTGAGCGCCATCAAGCACGCCCACGTCAAGGTGCTGCGCGACGAGTTCGGCCTGGCCGTCGACTACGCCGTGGACGGCGACTTCCCGACGTACGGCAACAACGACGACCGCGCCGACGCGATTGCCGTTGACCTGGTCGAACGATTCATGGCCAAGATCCGGCGGCAGCCCACCTACCGGGGCGCCGAGCCGTCGCTCTCGGTTCTCACGATCACCTCGAATGTGGTCTACGGCAAACACACAGGCAACACGCCCGATGGTCGGCGCGCGGGTGAACCGTTCGCTCCGGGCGCGAACCCGATGAACGGCCGTGACACGCACGGCATGGTCGCCGCCGCGCTGTCGGTCGCCAAGCTGCCGTACAGCAGCGCGCGCGACGGCATCTCGCTGACGATCACCGTCACCCCCGACGGCCTCGGCCACACCCGTGACGAACGGATCACCAACCTCGCCGGAGTGCTCGACGGCTACACCGACAGCGACGGCTTCCACATGAACGTCAACGTGCTGGACAGGGCGACTCTCGAGGACGCCATGGCCCACCCGGAGAAGTACCCGCAGCTGACCATCCGGGTCTCCGGGTACGCGGTGAACTTCGTCAAGCTCACTCCTGAGCAGCAACGCGACGTCATCTTCCGGACCTTCCACGGATCGCTGTGA
- a CDS encoding TIGR03620 family F420-dependent LLM class oxidoreductase, producing the protein MAQRLVSVWQPFFLGSASRGAAIDAATELEDLGYSRLWFSGGFGENVAPRFREILDGTRRIGVASGIVSIWHSSPSEAAAFAQDAERAHPGRFLLGLGASHAVVVEGSGTTYRKPYSRMVEYLDGLDAAGLPPERRILAALGPRMLELSRDRSAGAHPYFVPAQHTAEARAAIGPDRLLAPEVAVVLDADAAAARATARQYTSGYLALPNYTNNLRRFGWTDEDFAAGGSDRLVDALIPWGTAEEVAAGLDKHYQAGADEVAVQVLNGGDATTFPADAFRALAAVLI; encoded by the coding sequence ATGGCACAGCGACTGGTCAGCGTATGGCAACCGTTCTTCCTTGGTAGCGCGAGTCGGGGCGCGGCCATCGATGCCGCGACGGAGTTGGAGGATCTCGGCTACTCGCGGCTCTGGTTCTCGGGCGGCTTCGGGGAGAACGTCGCCCCCCGCTTCCGGGAGATCCTGGACGGGACCAGGCGCATCGGGGTCGCGTCAGGGATTGTGAGCATCTGGCATTCGTCGCCCTCTGAGGCGGCGGCGTTCGCACAGGACGCGGAGCGGGCCCATCCCGGCCGGTTCCTGCTCGGTCTCGGCGCCAGCCACGCAGTGGTGGTGGAAGGCAGCGGCACAACCTACCGCAAGCCGTATTCGAGAATGGTGGAGTACCTCGACGGTCTCGACGCGGCCGGGCTCCCTCCCGAGCGGCGGATCCTGGCCGCACTCGGCCCACGGATGCTTGAGCTCTCCCGCGACCGTTCGGCCGGGGCGCACCCGTACTTCGTCCCTGCCCAGCACACCGCCGAGGCCCGGGCGGCGATCGGGCCCGACCGGTTGCTCGCCCCCGAGGTCGCGGTGGTCCTCGACGCAGACGCCGCCGCGGCGCGCGCCACGGCTCGGCAGTACACGAGCGGATACCTCGCCCTGCCGAACTACACAAACAACCTGCGGCGATTCGGCTGGACCGACGAGGACTTCGCCGCAGGCGGCAGTGACCGACTCGTCGATGCCCTGATTCCCTGGGGCACAGCCGAAGAGGTCGCTGCCGGGCTGGACAAGCACTATCAGGCCGGCGCCGACGAGGTGGCGGTCCAGGTCCTCAATGGCGGCGACGCCACGACATTCCCCGCCGACGCGTTCCGCGCTCTCGCCGCAGTCCTGATCTGA
- a CDS encoding LURP-one-related/scramblase family protein, which produces MHQLVAGARQRPALPCAVGENRTMFVIKERFFSIGDDFDVIDEHGTKVFHVDGKVLSVRNKIVIEDASGQEVATLHRHLVALRPTYEIRIGGEKAAEVRKKLITPFRDKFTIDVPGSDDLEMKGDLLDHEYVIERDGTEVAVVSKRWLTIRDTYAVQVTAGVDPLLIIGSVLALDLAMERDKKKADED; this is translated from the coding sequence ATGCACCAGTTGGTGGCTGGCGCCCGCCAGAGGCCGGCACTTCCGTGCGCGGTGGGGGAGAATCGAACCATGTTTGTCATCAAGGAGCGGTTCTTCTCGATCGGCGACGACTTCGACGTGATCGACGAGCACGGCACCAAGGTCTTCCACGTCGACGGCAAGGTTCTCAGCGTCCGCAACAAAATCGTCATTGAGGACGCCTCCGGCCAGGAGGTCGCCACGCTGCACCGGCACCTGGTGGCGCTACGCCCCACGTACGAGATCCGCATCGGCGGTGAGAAGGCCGCAGAGGTCCGCAAGAAACTGATCACGCCGTTCCGCGACAAGTTCACCATCGACGTGCCCGGGTCAGACGACCTGGAGATGAAGGGTGACCTGCTCGACCACGAGTACGTGATCGAACGCGACGGCACCGAGGTGGCCGTGGTGTCCAAGCGGTGGCTGACGATCCGGGACACCTACGCCGTGCAGGTCACTGCCGGCGTCGACCCGCTGCTCATCATCGGCAGCGTCCTCGCGCTCGATCTGGCCATGGAGCGCGACAAGAAGAAGGCCGACGAGGACTGA
- a CDS encoding MOSC domain-containing protein, with product MSTIVSVNLAVPEPNPAKGVGVTGINKQPVGHAVTVRAPGPKTTGLHSGLVGDRIFDVEHHGGDDQAVYAYALEDYGWWQARLGRRLPNGLFGENLTTEGVDVNGAVIGERWRVGALLVLQPTFGRIPCATFQHKMGEPGWVKTFARASRPGAYLRVLEPGEVRAGDPVTVEDRPSHGVSIAMAFRAYMTEPELLPELVEVDGLPDDLRETLAERLPRRR from the coding sequence GTGAGCACTATCGTTTCGGTAAACCTGGCAGTGCCGGAGCCCAACCCGGCCAAGGGCGTTGGTGTCACGGGCATCAACAAGCAGCCGGTGGGCCACGCGGTCACCGTACGCGCGCCGGGGCCCAAGACGACCGGGCTGCACAGCGGCCTGGTCGGTGACCGGATCTTCGACGTCGAGCATCACGGCGGTGACGACCAGGCCGTCTACGCGTACGCGCTGGAGGATTACGGCTGGTGGCAGGCGCGGCTGGGCCGGCGGCTGCCCAATGGCCTCTTCGGCGAGAACCTGACGACCGAGGGAGTCGACGTCAACGGCGCGGTCATCGGCGAGCGGTGGCGCGTCGGTGCACTGTTGGTCCTGCAGCCAACCTTCGGTCGCATTCCGTGCGCCACGTTCCAGCACAAGATGGGGGAGCCGGGCTGGGTGAAGACCTTCGCCCGGGCGAGCCGTCCGGGCGCCTACCTGCGGGTGTTGGAGCCGGGCGAGGTGCGGGCCGGCGATCCGGTGACCGTGGAGGACCGTCCGTCGCACGGCGTGTCGATCGCGATGGCGTTTCGCGCGTACATGACCGAGCCGGAACTGCTGCCTGAGCTGGTCGAGGTCGACGGGCTGCCCGACGATCTGCGTGAGACCCTCGCGGAGCGGCTTCCCCGACGACGGTAG
- a CDS encoding carboxypeptidase-like regulatory domain-containing protein, whose protein sequence is MITLTGGMLAVSAAPATAAPETVRILSVSAENVKPNETVRVQYRVTNNGSRAETAIVVVGGGLRCTSGCRVEPKLGPGRSQTFDTTLVAPAARPGETTGLNISIGVRLAGQNTYAHKMVYVHGPGASSPGGDKPAAGVSGVSGRVRDAGGKAIGGVALTIRDSAGHEYRTTSSPSGQFAVTASAGKTIAAGPITVRAVKDGYRTARTTVRGSAGDAATVRLTLSAVATPAKTSAVPTAEASPPAAAGDGTPEAAPPTLKAVSDEGSGSSLFFLLGGLLFAAGLGALALVVMRRRNAPEADVPPTQPLAPAGRGMADAPTVVLRPLKPL, encoded by the coding sequence TTGATCACGCTGACCGGGGGCATGCTCGCGGTGTCGGCGGCGCCCGCCACTGCCGCGCCGGAGACCGTCCGCATCCTGAGCGTGTCGGCGGAGAACGTGAAACCCAACGAGACGGTACGCGTGCAGTATCGCGTCACCAACAACGGAAGCCGGGCCGAAACGGCCATCGTCGTGGTCGGCGGCGGCTTGCGATGCACCTCCGGATGCCGGGTAGAGCCGAAACTCGGTCCTGGCCGGAGCCAGACCTTCGACACCACGCTCGTCGCCCCCGCGGCTCGCCCGGGTGAGACCACCGGCCTCAACATCTCGATCGGCGTGCGGCTTGCCGGGCAGAACACCTACGCCCACAAGATGGTCTACGTCCACGGCCCAGGTGCGTCGTCGCCCGGCGGCGACAAGCCGGCGGCCGGGGTGAGCGGGGTCTCTGGGAGGGTCCGCGACGCTGGCGGAAAGGCGATCGGTGGCGTGGCTCTGACCATTCGGGACAGCGCCGGGCACGAATACCGGACGACCAGCAGCCCCAGCGGCCAGTTCGCGGTCACGGCCAGCGCCGGCAAGACGATCGCCGCAGGACCCATCACTGTCCGCGCGGTCAAGGACGGCTACCGCACCGCTCGCACGACAGTACGGGGCAGCGCCGGTGACGCCGCGACCGTACGGCTGACCCTCTCCGCGGTGGCGACGCCCGCCAAGACGTCGGCGGTACCGACGGCAGAGGCAAGCCCTCCCGCCGCGGCAGGCGACGGCACCCCCGAGGCCGCGCCGCCCACGCTCAAGGCCGTCAGCGACGAGGGGAGCGGTTCGTCCCTGTTCTTCCTCCTGGGCGGCTTGCTGTTCGCCGCGGGCCTGGGCGCGCTCGCACTGGTGGTGATGCGTCGAAGGAACGCACCGGAGGCGGATGTTCCCCCGACCCAGCCGTTGGCACCGGCCGGTAGGGGGATGGCCGACGCTCCGACAGTTGTCCTGCGGCCGTTGAAGCCTCTATAG
- a CDS encoding phosphoketolase family protein: protein MTTVVSELRTLDELDDTELARLDAWWRANNYLTIGQIYLQGNPLLREPLAPEHIKPRLLGHWGTSPGLSLIYAHVSRLIRRTGQQAIYLAGPGHGGPALVAAGYLEGTYSEIYPDVSQDEAGMLRLFRQFSSPGGIPSHVSVTTPGSIHEGGELGYVLVHAFGAVMDNPDLLAIAVVGDGEAETGPLEGSWKGVSFLNPARDGAVLPILHLNDAKIAGPTVLGRKDPEEVRSLLRGHGYDVIEVEGSDLPGMHHRFAAALATAWTRIRDIQTAARDGSWDGTRPTWPLIILRSPKGWTGPDSVDGITVTGTWRSHQVPLSGVKDNPEHLALLERWLKSYRPEELFDPSGAPVAMIREQAPDGDLRMSASPHANGGVLTRDLDLPDFRSYAIDVPQPAQQRAESTRKLGEMMRDIYTRNADRFRLFCPDETNSNRLGSVFEVSDRAFMERVTPEDVAISRDGRVMEVLSEHNCHGWLEGYNLTGRHGMFATYEAFAMVSASQTVQHGKWLQEAKHLPWREKVPSLNVLLTSTAWRNDHNGFSHQGPGLIQVVLTQRGDVARVYLPPDANTLLSVADHCFRSRSYINLIVIDKQPQLQYLSMDEAIEHCARGAGIWEWAGTDDGTSDPDIVLACAGDVVTMETVAAAQILRDRLPGLKVRVVNVVNLMTLVRPKDHPHGMSETLFTELFTDDVDVVFSFHGYPGAIHQLVHGRPDADRFRVRGFIEQGTTTTPFDMTVRNKASRYHLVMDAINNAKRLPRGAADLKAWCQSQLDRHEAYVVEHLEDMPEVRDWALGDWAARG from the coding sequence GTGACCACGGTCGTATCCGAACTCCGTACGCTCGACGAACTCGACGACACCGAACTCGCCCGTCTGGACGCCTGGTGGCGGGCCAACAACTACCTGACCATCGGACAGATCTATTTACAGGGCAACCCGCTGCTGCGTGAGCCCCTGGCGCCTGAGCACATCAAGCCGCGCCTGCTCGGCCACTGGGGGACCAGCCCCGGCCTGTCGCTGATCTACGCGCACGTCTCCCGGCTGATCCGGCGTACCGGTCAGCAGGCGATCTACCTTGCCGGTCCGGGTCACGGCGGCCCGGCGCTGGTGGCCGCCGGCTATCTGGAAGGCACCTACAGCGAGATCTACCCGGACGTCAGCCAGGACGAGGCGGGGATGCTGCGCCTGTTCCGGCAGTTCTCCAGCCCCGGCGGCATCCCGTCGCACGTGTCGGTGACCACCCCCGGCTCCATCCACGAGGGCGGCGAGCTGGGCTACGTCCTCGTCCATGCGTTCGGCGCGGTCATGGACAACCCGGACCTGCTGGCCATCGCGGTGGTAGGCGACGGTGAGGCCGAGACCGGACCTCTTGAGGGCTCCTGGAAGGGCGTGTCCTTCCTCAACCCCGCGCGCGACGGCGCGGTCCTGCCGATCCTGCACCTCAACGACGCCAAGATCGCCGGTCCCACAGTGCTGGGGCGCAAGGATCCCGAGGAGGTACGCAGCCTGCTGCGTGGCCACGGTTACGACGTCATCGAGGTCGAGGGCTCCGACCTGCCCGGCATGCACCACCGCTTCGCCGCTGCCCTCGCCACTGCCTGGACGAGGATCCGCGACATTCAGACCGCCGCCCGTGACGGTTCCTGGGACGGAACCCGCCCGACCTGGCCGCTGATCATCCTGCGGTCGCCGAAGGGCTGGACCGGGCCGGACTCCGTTGACGGGATCACCGTCACCGGGACGTGGCGGTCACACCAGGTGCCGCTGTCCGGCGTCAAGGACAACCCGGAGCATCTCGCACTGCTCGAGCGCTGGCTCAAGTCGTACCGTCCGGAAGAGCTCTTCGATCCCTCCGGCGCGCCCGTGGCGATGATCCGGGAGCAGGCTCCCGACGGCGACCTGCGGATGAGTGCCAGCCCGCATGCCAACGGCGGGGTGCTGACCCGGGATCTGGACCTGCCGGACTTCCGTTCCTACGCGATCGACGTGCCCCAGCCGGCGCAGCAGCGGGCCGAGTCGACGCGCAAGCTCGGCGAGATGATGCGCGACATCTACACCCGCAACGCCGACCGGTTCCGGTTGTTCTGTCCGGACGAGACAAACAGCAACCGGCTCGGCAGCGTCTTCGAGGTCTCCGACCGCGCCTTCATGGAGCGGGTGACGCCGGAGGATGTGGCGATCAGCCGCGACGGCCGGGTCATGGAGGTGCTCAGCGAGCACAACTGTCACGGTTGGCTGGAGGGCTACAACCTGACCGGACGGCACGGCATGTTCGCCACGTACGAGGCGTTCGCCATGGTCAGCGCCTCGCAGACCGTGCAGCACGGCAAGTGGTTGCAGGAGGCCAAGCACCTGCCGTGGCGCGAGAAGGTGCCAAGCCTCAACGTGCTGCTCACCTCGACGGCGTGGCGCAACGACCACAACGGCTTCTCCCACCAGGGTCCGGGCCTGATCCAGGTGGTGCTCACCCAGCGCGGCGACGTCGCCCGGGTCTACCTGCCGCCGGACGCCAACACCCTGCTGTCGGTGGCCGACCACTGCTTCCGGTCGCGGTCGTACATCAACCTCATCGTGATCGACAAGCAGCCGCAGTTGCAGTACCTCTCCATGGACGAGGCGATCGAACACTGCGCCCGTGGCGCGGGGATCTGGGAGTGGGCCGGCACCGACGACGGCACCAGCGACCCCGACATCGTCCTCGCCTGCGCCGGCGACGTCGTCACAATGGAGACGGTCGCGGCGGCACAGATCCTGCGCGACAGGCTGCCCGGCCTCAAGGTCCGCGTGGTCAACGTGGTCAACCTGATGACGCTGGTCCGGCCCAAGGACCACCCGCACGGCATGAGCGAGACCCTGTTCACCGAGCTGTTCACCGACGACGTCGACGTGGTGTTCTCCTTCCACGGCTACCCCGGCGCGATCCACCAGCTCGTACACGGTCGCCCGGACGCGGACCGGTTCCGGGTCCGCGGCTTCATCGAGCAGGGTACGACCACCACCCCGTTCGACATGACAGTGCGCAACAAGGCATCGCGGTACCACCTTGTGATGGACGCCATCAACAACGCCAAGCGCCTCCCGCGCGGCGCCGCGGACCTCAAGGCGTGGTGCCAGAGTCAGCTCGACCGCCACGAGGCGTACGTGGTGGAGCACCTGGAGGACATGCCCGAGGTCCGCGACTGGGCCCTCGGCGACTGGGCCGCACGCGGCTGA
- the pflA gene encoding pyruvate formate-lyase-activating protein: MAAAVTTQVTGSLHSFDISTGVDGPGTRFVAFLAGCPLRCLYCHSPDTQYRRYGRPTAVNDLLTEIRRYERFLKVAHGGVTVSGGEPLQQPAFTREVLRGCKEMGLHTALDTSGLLGDRADDALLDATDLVLLDIKSGDPATYRTVTRTGRLTPTVRFAHRLADRGTPIWVRFVLVPGLTDDSRNVDAVASIAAGLPTVERVEVLPFHRLGAQKYAALGLPFPLEGTPPPDEALLRRVRGQFHDHGLTAY; the protein is encoded by the coding sequence ATGGCCGCCGCCGTCACGACGCAGGTGACCGGCTCGCTCCACTCCTTCGACATCTCCACTGGAGTGGACGGGCCGGGCACCCGGTTCGTCGCGTTCCTGGCGGGCTGCCCGCTGCGCTGCCTCTACTGCCACAGCCCTGACACCCAGTACCGCCGTTACGGCCGACCCACAGCCGTCAACGACCTGCTCACCGAGATCCGCCGCTACGAACGCTTCCTGAAGGTCGCGCACGGCGGCGTCACGGTGAGCGGCGGCGAGCCGCTGCAACAGCCCGCCTTCACCCGCGAGGTGCTGCGAGGCTGCAAGGAGATGGGGCTGCACACCGCCCTGGACACCAGCGGCCTGCTCGGCGACCGTGCCGACGACGCGCTGCTCGACGCCACCGACCTGGTGCTGCTCGACATCAAGTCCGGCGACCCGGCCACGTACCGGACCGTGACCCGCACCGGGAGGCTGACGCCGACAGTGCGGTTCGCGCACCGCCTGGCCGACCGAGGTACGCCGATCTGGGTCCGCTTCGTCCTTGTGCCCGGTCTCACCGACGACTCCCGCAACGTCGACGCTGTCGCGTCCATCGCGGCAGGCCTGCCCACCGTCGAACGCGTCGAGGTCCTGCCCTTCCACCGGCTCGGCGCTCAGAAGTACGCCGCCCTCGGCCTGCCGTTCCCGCTGGAGGGCACGCCGCCGCCGGATGAGGCGCTGCTGCGTCGGGTCCGTGGCCAGTTCCACGATCACGGGCTGACGGCGTACTGA